A single genomic interval of Roseomonas aeriglobus harbors:
- a CDS encoding LacI family DNA-binding transcriptional regulator, with protein MSQDKPTSFDIAQLAGVSQPTVSRALRGDKTVSEATRIRIEAIARQLNYKVDKNASSLRRGMTNTLALLFFEDPALDDSLINPFFLSMLGSITRTCAKRGFDLLVSIQQLSANWHVDYEDSRKADGIILLGYGDYSAYRVRLDQLVAQGTHFVRWGSVRPGQPGTTIGCDNVEGGRLAAQHLIDRKRTRIAFLGDASEHYPEFADRYRGYAGALRAAGLPVDPGLQVDVVAFEDAGEDAARRLIGRGIPFDAIFAASDLIAIGAMRALADAGLSVPRDVAVVGFDNLPAAASANPPLTTIAQDYGHAGEVLVDTLIAQLGGRDVTGETLPPRLVTRASS; from the coding sequence ATGTCGCAGGACAAGCCGACTTCGTTCGACATCGCGCAACTGGCGGGCGTGTCGCAACCGACCGTCAGCCGGGCGCTGCGTGGCGACAAGACGGTCAGCGAAGCGACGCGCATCCGGATCGAAGCGATCGCGCGCCAGCTGAATTACAAGGTCGACAAGAACGCCTCCTCGCTCCGCCGCGGCATGACCAACACGCTGGCGCTTCTGTTCTTCGAAGATCCCGCGCTCGACGATTCGCTGATCAATCCGTTTTTCCTGTCGATGCTGGGATCGATCACCCGGACCTGCGCCAAGCGCGGCTTCGACCTGCTCGTGTCGATCCAGCAACTCTCGGCCAATTGGCACGTCGATTACGAGGACAGTCGCAAGGCCGACGGGATCATCCTGCTCGGCTATGGCGATTATTCCGCCTACCGCGTCCGGCTCGACCAGCTGGTCGCGCAGGGCACGCATTTCGTGCGCTGGGGATCGGTGCGGCCAGGCCAGCCGGGAACGACGATCGGCTGCGACAATGTCGAGGGCGGGCGGCTGGCGGCCCAACATCTGATCGATCGCAAGCGGACGCGCATCGCGTTCCTGGGCGACGCGTCCGAACATTATCCCGAATTCGCCGACCGCTACCGCGGCTATGCCGGGGCCCTGCGCGCGGCCGGCCTGCCGGTTGATCCGGGCCTGCAGGTCGATGTCGTCGCGTTCGAGGATGCGGGCGAAGACGCCGCCCGCCGACTGATCGGCCGCGGCATTCCCTTCGACGCGATCTTCGCAGCGTCCGACCTGATCGCGATCGGCGCGATGCGCGCGCTGGCCGACGCCGGCCTGTCCGTGCCACGCGACGTGGCCGTCGTCGGCTTCGACAACCTGCCCGCCGCCGCCAGCGCCAACCCGCCGCTGACGACGATCGCGCAGGATTACGGCCACGCGGGCGAAGTGCTGGTCGACACGCTGATCGCGCAGCT